One segment of Terriglobia bacterium DNA contains the following:
- a CDS encoding thioredoxin domain-containing protein, with amino-acid sequence MSLEIRRFAVFLYRRLLFFAVALACLACSAQTPTSADLNRSIQKQIRSTFHIPAQIPINIGQRKPSEFAGYDTITVNFGASEKSKPYDFLISKDNKTLVQMTKMDLTVDPNAELMKKIDLSGRPFRGAKDAKVTVVVYDDFECPFCSRMHEELFQDVMKEYGDRVKVYYKDFPLFEIHPWAGRAAVNAGCLAQQSGGAFWDFADTVHYNPRQIIGDKRPLQGQVAELDRITMELGHKHDVDMTKLAQCVKAQDQTALQASVKEATALGVEGTPALFINGIKLDGAVPVTELRATLDQALRDAGEKVPDSSTAGN; translated from the coding sequence ATGTCCTTGGAGATAAGGCGGTTCGCAGTGTTCCTGTATCGACGGCTTTTGTTCTTTGCGGTCGCGTTGGCCTGCCTGGCCTGCTCCGCCCAGACGCCAACCTCCGCCGACTTGAATCGAAGCATTCAAAAACAGATTCGGTCGACGTTCCACATTCCAGCACAGATCCCGATCAACATCGGCCAGCGCAAGCCCAGCGAATTCGCCGGCTATGACACCATCACGGTAAATTTCGGCGCCTCGGAAAAATCCAAGCCGTACGATTTTCTGATCTCCAAGGACAACAAGACCCTGGTGCAGATGACGAAGATGGACCTCACCGTCGATCCCAACGCGGAACTCATGAAGAAGATCGACCTGAGTGGGCGGCCGTTCCGCGGAGCGAAGGACGCAAAGGTCACCGTCGTTGTCTACGACGACTTCGAGTGCCCCTTCTGCTCGCGCATGCACGAGGAACTCTTTCAGGACGTAATGAAGGAATACGGCGACCGCGTGAAGGTTTACTACAAGGATTTCCCGCTATTCGAGATTCATCCCTGGGCCGGCCGCGCTGCGGTCAACGCCGGTTGCCTTGCCCAACAGAGCGGTGGCGCCTTTTGGGATTTCGCCGACACGGTTCATTACAATCCGCGACAGATCATTGGTGACAAGCGCCCGCTCCAGGGCCAGGTCGCCGAACTCGATCGCATCACCATGGAACTCGGCCACAAGCACGATGTCGACATGACCAAGCTCGCACAATGTGTGAAGGCGCAGGACCAGACCGCCCTGCAGGCCTCGGTGAAAGAAGCTACCGCTCTGGGCGTCGAGGGCACACCGGCACTGTTCATCAACGGCATTAAGCTGGACGGCGCGGTTCCGGTCACAGAACTGCGCGCCACGCTCGACCAGGCACTGCGCGACGCGGGCGAAAAGGTACCCGACTCCAGCACCGCTGGAAATTGA
- a CDS encoding RidA family protein, whose protein sequence is MRQVIATNGAPKAIGPYSQAIRANGFIFVSGQTPIDPATQQLISGSIGEQTERVLHNIEAILKQAGSSMAKIVRCGVFLKDMNDFAAMNEVYAKFFPNDPPARSTVQAARLPKDCQVEIDAIALE, encoded by the coding sequence ATGCGTCAGGTAATCGCGACTAACGGGGCACCCAAGGCCATCGGTCCATATTCCCAGGCAATTCGTGCCAACGGATTCATCTTCGTCAGCGGGCAAACGCCCATCGATCCCGCCACGCAGCAACTGATTTCCGGCAGCATCGGGGAGCAGACCGAGCGCGTCCTGCACAACATCGAAGCCATTCTCAAACAGGCCGGCTCCAGCATGGCCAAGATCGTCCGCTGCGGCGTCTTTCTCAAGGACATGAACGATTTCGCCGCCATGAATGAGGTCTACGCCAAATTCTTCCCCAACGATCCCCCGGCGCGTTCCACCGTGCAGGCCGCCCGTCTTCCCAAGGATTGCCAGGTCGAGATTGACGCAATCGCGCTCGAGTAA
- a CDS encoding ABATE domain-containing protein: protein MGNATLFGNYEFELTGGALCLDFANTMPDQKVPETRAEKLLTYSDLLSWAVQTGQLTASDARKLMNAANHSQAKASAALRRARELRQAIYSIFSAIARESAPATKDLDVLNRFWKNASIHASVSHAGGKFQKTWVMDEDDALDRPLWPVAVSAADLLTSEDLAMARECASDRCSWLFLDNSRNKSRRWCDMKTCGNREKAKRHYEKSRG, encoded by the coding sequence ATGGGCAACGCGACGCTTTTTGGGAACTACGAATTCGAGCTCACGGGCGGAGCCTTGTGTCTCGATTTCGCAAACACCATGCCTGACCAGAAAGTTCCGGAGACACGCGCCGAAAAACTGCTCACCTATTCCGATCTGTTGTCCTGGGCGGTACAGACTGGGCAGCTTACCGCCTCAGATGCGCGCAAGTTGATGAACGCCGCAAATCATTCTCAGGCGAAGGCCAGTGCGGCGCTGCGGCGGGCGCGCGAATTGCGCCAGGCGATCTATTCAATATTCTCTGCGATCGCGCGGGAGAGCGCACCGGCAACCAAAGACCTTGATGTACTGAATCGCTTCTGGAAAAACGCTTCCATCCACGCGAGTGTCAGTCATGCCGGCGGGAAGTTTCAGAAGACATGGGTGATGGACGAAGATGATGCATTAGATCGCCCGCTGTGGCCGGTGGCGGTATCGGCCGCAGATCTGTTGACCTCTGAAGACTTGGCGATGGCGCGCGAGTGCGCTTCCGACCGCTGCAGTTGGCTGTTTCTCGATAACAGCCGCAATAAGTCCCGGCGGTGGTGCGATATGAAGACTTGCGGAAACCGGGAGAAAGCGAAGAGGCACTACGAGAAGTCAAGAGGCTAG
- a CDS encoding SurA N-terminal domain-containing protein — protein sequence MKRILSMCLAVSAITGAFLLVACSGGQGGADVWAKVNGHKITKAEVDKYYRNQTEGQPQQPSDEQAASLKLSILRELIDNEILMQRAEKLGLLATDEEVESKLNEIKAPYTKEEFEKRLKDRNTTVDDLKRDIRRSVTIEKVLNKEVTSKINITDADITNYYNQHKAEFNLIEPQYHLAQILVTTQPNPQVRNLKNDKAQNDAEAKKKIQMISNRLDSGEDFATVAMNYSEQPETSANGGDLGFIPESSLKRDKQAWDEISKLKPGQYSAPMPAVNPQTNKVEAYRIIKMISKEPEGQRDLNDPRVQQAIREQLRDRREQLIKMAYYEVLHNKATIENYYAEEILKNNGAK from the coding sequence TTGAAACGCATTCTTAGCATGTGCCTCGCAGTAAGCGCGATTACAGGCGCATTTCTGTTAGTGGCATGTTCTGGCGGCCAGGGCGGCGCGGACGTCTGGGCCAAGGTTAACGGCCATAAAATCACCAAGGCTGAAGTTGACAAGTACTATCGCAACCAGACAGAGGGCCAGCCCCAGCAGCCTTCCGATGAGCAGGCCGCGAGCCTGAAACTCAGTATCCTTCGCGAACTCATCGATAATGAAATCCTCATGCAACGTGCCGAGAAGCTCGGTTTGCTCGCAACCGACGAGGAAGTCGAAAGCAAGCTCAACGAAATCAAGGCGCCGTACACGAAGGAAGAATTCGAAAAGCGTCTCAAGGATCGCAACACCACCGTCGACGACCTGAAACGCGACATCCGTCGCTCGGTGACGATCGAGAAAGTCCTCAACAAAGAGGTCACGTCGAAGATCAACATCACCGACGCCGACATCACGAACTACTACAACCAGCATAAGGCGGAGTTCAACCTCATCGAGCCGCAGTATCACCTGGCGCAGATCCTTGTCACCACCCAGCCCAACCCGCAGGTGCGCAATCTGAAAAACGACAAGGCGCAGAACGATGCAGAGGCCAAGAAGAAGATCCAGATGATCAGCAACCGCCTCGATAGCGGCGAGGACTTCGCGACTGTGGCCATGAACTACAGCGAGCAGCCGGAGACTTCGGCCAATGGCGGCGATCTCGGCTTTATCCCCGAAAGTTCGCTGAAGCGCGACAAGCAGGCTTGGGACGAGATCAGCAAGCTGAAACCCGGCCAGTACAGCGCGCCCATGCCGGCCGTCAACCCCCAAACGAATAAGGTCGAGGCCTACCGCATCATCAAGATGATCAGCAAGGAACCGGAGGGCCAGCGTGACCTCAACGATCCCCGCGTACAGCAGGCCATTCGCGAGCAGTTACGCGACCGCCGCGAGCAACTCATTAAGATGGCCTATTATGAAGTCCTGCACAACAAGGCCACAATTGAGAACTACTACGCGGAGGAGATCCTGAAGAACAACGGCGCTAAATAG
- the add gene encoding adenosine deaminase, with product MLDHEPHKPSDFILSLPKAELHLHLEGSVGPQTLSELSYKHQTPFPWENNRYKPLPDSNRPLSPEQARDLYEYEHFTGFLMAFKAVTERMRDPEDYELVTYRLMQKLAAEHVLHAEVFISVGVVFWRGQDFDPLFEGMERGRQRGERDFGISLLWIFDAVRHFGPEEGHKVLEKAVQFQSRNVVGIGIGGDERQAGPDLFEGVYKRAARHGLRLSAHAGETVGPESISGALDYLNAERIGHALHAGEDEQLMQRLIRDRVPLEICITSNIRTGCCGGYAAHPVRKFFDAGALITLNTDDPEMFETSLVREYQIAQDHFGFTNDQLTIVARNSFEASWLPSEKKREYLRLF from the coding sequence TTGCTCGATCACGAACCTCACAAGCCGAGCGACTTCATCCTCTCGCTGCCCAAGGCTGAGTTGCATCTCCATCTCGAAGGCTCCGTCGGTCCGCAGACTCTCAGTGAACTCAGTTACAAGCACCAGACACCGTTTCCGTGGGAGAACAATCGCTACAAGCCGCTACCCGACAGCAATCGCCCGCTCTCGCCCGAGCAGGCGCGCGACCTTTACGAGTACGAGCACTTCACCGGCTTCCTGATGGCCTTCAAGGCCGTCACCGAGCGCATGCGCGATCCGGAAGACTACGAACTGGTGACATATCGCCTGATGCAGAAGCTCGCCGCCGAGCACGTGCTGCACGCGGAGGTCTTCATCTCCGTCGGCGTCGTCTTCTGGCGCGGCCAGGATTTCGATCCGCTGTTCGAAGGAATGGAGCGTGGCCGCCAGCGCGGCGAACGCGACTTCGGCATCTCGTTGTTGTGGATTTTCGATGCCGTCCGCCACTTCGGCCCCGAAGAAGGTCACAAGGTGCTGGAGAAGGCCGTGCAGTTCCAGTCGCGCAACGTGGTTGGAATCGGTATCGGCGGAGACGAGCGCCAGGCGGGGCCCGATTTATTCGAAGGCGTTTACAAACGGGCAGCACGCCACGGTCTGCGACTATCAGCGCACGCCGGCGAAACTGTAGGCCCGGAATCGATCTCAGGCGCGCTGGACTACCTCAACGCCGAACGCATCGGCCATGCTCTCCACGCCGGTGAAGACGAGCAACTCATGCAGCGCCTCATTCGCGACCGCGTACCGCTGGAAATCTGCATTACCAGCAACATCCGCACCGGATGTTGCGGTGGATACGCCGCCCACCCCGTCCGCAAATTTTTCGACGCCGGCGCACTCATTACGCTGAACACGGACGACCCCGAAATGTTTGAAACATCCCTCGTCCGGGAATACCAGATTGCCCAGGACCACTTCGGTTTCACCAACGACCAGTTAACGATTGTCGCCCGCAACAGCTTCGAAGCGTCATGGCTTCCGTCAGAAAAGAAACGCGAATACCTTAGGCTGTTCTAG
- the larE gene encoding ATP-dependent sacrificial sulfur transferase LarE, protein MSSPELAPELLQKKSKLDEYLRSLGRILVAYSGGVDSAFLAFEAHEVLGPQMLAVLADSPSLARTHLDHAMAFAHEQNIPLKVINTDEMSKPDYVRNDAMRCFHCKDELFTVMESFRDQGGFETVAYGVNADDRGDFRPGQQAARNHGVAAPLLEAGLGKQDIRDLSRAAGLRVWQKPASACLSSRIEYGRPVTREALLQVEQGEDALRSLAFEQFRVRHHGNLVRIEIAREEMPRALQPSMADEFMRIFKALGFTYVTLDLEGFRSGSMNAVLPVEVLHRGK, encoded by the coding sequence ATGTCCTCCCCCGAACTCGCGCCCGAACTGCTGCAGAAGAAAAGTAAGCTCGACGAATATCTTCGCTCGCTCGGCCGCATACTGGTCGCCTACTCGGGTGGGGTCGATTCCGCCTTTCTTGCCTTCGAGGCCCACGAAGTTCTCGGCCCGCAAATGCTCGCCGTTCTCGCCGATTCCCCCAGTCTCGCCCGCACCCACCTGGACCACGCAATGGCCTTCGCGCACGAGCAGAATATCCCGCTGAAGGTCATCAACACCGACGAGATGTCGAAGCCGGATTATGTGCGCAACGATGCCATGCGCTGCTTCCACTGCAAGGACGAGCTGTTCACGGTAATGGAATCATTCCGTGACCAGGGCGGATTTGAAACCGTTGCTTACGGCGTGAACGCCGACGACCGGGGCGACTTCCGCCCCGGCCAGCAGGCCGCCCGCAATCACGGAGTCGCGGCGCCTCTACTCGAAGCCGGCCTCGGCAAGCAGGACATCCGCGATCTTTCTCGCGCCGCCGGTTTGCGTGTATGGCAGAAGCCTGCCTCGGCCTGCCTCTCCTCGCGCATCGAGTACGGCCGGCCCGTCACCCGCGAAGCGCTCCTGCAAGTCGAGCAGGGCGAGGATGCCCTACGCTCCCTCGCTTTCGAGCAATTTCGCGTCCGCCATCACGGCAACCTCGTCCGCATCGAGATCGCCCGCGAGGAAATGCCGCGCGCACTCCAGCCGTCGATGGCCGACGAATTTATGAGGATATTCAAGGCCCTCGGCTTTACCTACGTGACGCTGGACCTCGAAGGGTTCCGCAGCGGGTCAATGAATGCCGTTCTTCCCGTCGAAGTCCTCCACCGTGGGAAATAG
- a CDS encoding biotin/lipoyl-containing protein encodes MIYDVVIDGTTHRVELTKREQTWLCKVDDAMMEVDAAFTARDVMSVLLGGKAYEIKRERALNGEVHMIVGSARYASEVQDPRSLKTRRAKAGTTEGPQKVTAPMPGKIVRILLPEKSEVEAGQGVIVVEAMKMQNELKSPKKGVVAKVLVAEGATVNAGDALVIIE; translated from the coding sequence ATGATCTACGACGTGGTGATTGACGGGACTACCCATCGGGTTGAACTGACGAAACGCGAGCAAACGTGGCTCTGCAAGGTCGATGACGCCATGATGGAAGTGGACGCGGCGTTCACGGCACGCGATGTAATGTCGGTCCTGCTGGGAGGCAAGGCGTATGAGATCAAGCGGGAGCGGGCACTCAATGGCGAGGTCCACATGATAGTCGGCTCAGCGCGATACGCCTCCGAGGTGCAGGATCCACGCTCGCTCAAGACGCGACGCGCGAAGGCCGGAACCACCGAAGGTCCGCAGAAGGTCACGGCGCCGATGCCCGGAAAAATCGTTCGTATCCTGCTGCCGGAGAAGAGCGAGGTCGAGGCGGGGCAGGGCGTCATCGTCGTGGAGGCGATGAAGATGCAGAACGAGCTGAAGTCGCCGAAGAAGGGTGTTGTGGCGAAAGTGCTGGTCGCCGAGGGTGCGACAGTGAACGCCGGGGATGCGCTTGTCATCATTGAGTAA
- a CDS encoding EamA family transporter, whose amino-acid sequence MSVISNSAARSRAGDSRFLVLLAFATIYLVWGSTYLAIRYAVETIPPLITAGLRHLTAGSVLFAWAWFRGFRPTRREWLSTIVLAFLFFLIGHGSLHWAEQVVPSGLAALLVATEPLFLTLFALMLSARQNLNLPNIAGLAIGFIGVILLTTDSSALGQHRSLIGVAVLIAGTIAWSIGMLYSKQSKSLPADSLARAAMSMLLGSWMLLAAAGFSGEFRGFHWSTVSGKSFFGLLYLIVFGSMIAFTAYMWLLERSSPTLVATHTYVNPVVAVFLGWALAGETMTGRTLIASALVVASVICVSFGHSEERQRITGKLDEEAA is encoded by the coding sequence ATGTCGGTTATAAGCAATTCCGCCGCTCGCAGCCGTGCCGGGGATTCCCGCTTCCTCGTCCTGCTCGCCTTCGCTACCATCTATCTCGTTTGGGGCTCGACCTACCTTGCTATTCGCTACGCGGTCGAGACGATTCCGCCGCTGATCACCGCCGGACTGCGCCACCTGACCGCCGGAAGCGTTCTCTTCGCCTGGGCCTGGTTCCGCGGCTTTCGTCCGACGCGCCGCGAGTGGCTCTCCACCATCGTCCTGGCATTCCTGTTCTTTCTGATCGGCCACGGCTCTCTGCACTGGGCGGAGCAGGTTGTGCCATCGGGCCTGGCGGCACTGCTGGTTGCAACCGAACCGCTTTTCCTCACATTATTTGCGCTGATGCTTTCTGCCCGGCAGAACCTGAATCTCCCCAATATCGCCGGTCTGGCAATCGGCTTCATTGGCGTCATTCTGCTCACAACAGATTCCAGCGCTCTCGGTCAGCACCGGTCCCTGATCGGAGTTGCCGTGCTGATTGCCGGGACAATTGCGTGGTCCATCGGCATGCTCTATTCCAAGCAGAGCAAATCGCTGCCTGCCGATTCCCTGGCTCGAGCTGCAATGTCCATGCTCCTGGGATCATGGATGCTGCTGGCCGCCGCCGGGTTCAGCGGCGAATTCCGTGGATTCCACTGGTCTACCGTCAGCGGCAAGTCTTTCTTCGGCCTGCTCTACCTCATCGTCTTTGGCTCGATGATCGCTTTCACGGCCTACATGTGGTTACTGGAGCGTTCTTCGCCCACCCTGGTCGCCACGCATACCTACGTCAACCCTGTCGTTGCTGTGTTCCTCGGCTGGGCGCTTGCAGGCGAGACGATGACCGGTCGCACGCTGATCGCCTCGGCCCTCGTGGTCGCTTCCGTAATTTGCGTCAGCTTTGGCCATAGCGAAGAACGACAGCGGATTACGGGGAAGCTCGACGAAGAAGCAGCTTAG
- a CDS encoding amino acid permease, which produces MISESEEPEHRLKKTLGPWSLTALGIGAIIGSGIFVLTGTAAAGEYFQASSIFHAQVLDIIVNFFRGGGTENVLMHGRPAAGPAIAISFILVAVACSFAGLCYAELASMIPIAGSAYTYSYATLGEIFAWIIGWDLILEYAVSNVAVAVGFSGYLKAQLASFGLMIPDKWSTPIFAGGHWTGAYFNVPGFLIVMILTMLLVRGVRESAETNNIMVIVKLGAIITFLVVGGMLVKPNNWHPFMPSGFSGVVTGGAIIFFTYIGFDSVSTAAEEAKTPQRDIPFGIIASLIVCTILYVGVALVLLGMMPFPMFRSGTQVVKMQFAAPSAQFDQQLRSLPDVGYVAETTNHTYRIVIDGDKELARSIASRISQLASQTGTQVREEPTVANAAEAPVAYALATLGANRWIQAVIIIGALTGMLSSLLVFQYGQTRIWFAMSRDGLLPRLFSAVHARFKTPHWSTWIAGLAVGIPAGIVDIGDAADLSNIGTLFAFVLVSIGVIVLRRTQPNRPRGFRVPLVPLFPLIAVVLCGGLMTGLTVITWVRFFVWLGIGLLIYFFYSRRHSEFAPKSTAKATQ; this is translated from the coding sequence TTGATCTCCGAATCGGAAGAGCCCGAGCATCGGCTCAAAAAAACGCTCGGCCCCTGGTCGCTGACCGCTCTCGGAATCGGCGCCATAATTGGCTCCGGCATATTCGTCCTGACCGGCACCGCCGCCGCTGGGGAGTACTTCCAGGCGTCCTCGATCTTCCATGCGCAGGTCCTCGATATCATCGTCAACTTCTTCCGCGGCGGCGGTACTGAAAATGTCCTCATGCATGGACGCCCCGCAGCCGGACCTGCGATCGCGATCTCCTTTATACTCGTCGCCGTCGCCTGCAGCTTCGCCGGCCTGTGCTACGCCGAACTGGCGTCGATGATCCCCATCGCCGGCAGCGCCTACACGTACTCCTACGCAACCCTCGGCGAGATCTTTGCCTGGATCATCGGCTGGGACCTCATCCTCGAATACGCGGTTTCCAACGTCGCCGTCGCAGTCGGATTCAGCGGTTACCTGAAAGCGCAGCTAGCGTCGTTCGGGCTGATGATTCCCGACAAATGGTCGACTCCCATCTTTGCCGGCGGTCACTGGACCGGCGCATACTTCAATGTCCCAGGCTTCTTGATCGTGATGATCCTCACCATGCTGCTGGTGCGCGGCGTGCGCGAGTCCGCCGAGACCAACAACATAATGGTCATCGTGAAGTTGGGCGCCATCATCACATTCCTCGTCGTCGGCGGAATGCTGGTAAAACCGAACAACTGGCACCCATTCATGCCCTCGGGCTTTAGCGGTGTCGTCACCGGCGGCGCCATCATTTTCTTCACCTATATCGGCTTCGACTCGGTTTCCACCGCTGCCGAGGAGGCCAAGACTCCCCAACGAGATATCCCGTTCGGCATCATCGCCTCGCTGATCGTCTGCACCATTCTTTATGTCGGCGTCGCGCTCGTATTGCTCGGCATGATGCCGTTCCCAATGTTCCGCTCGGGAACGCAAGTGGTGAAGATGCAGTTCGCCGCGCCGTCGGCCCAGTTCGACCAGCAACTGCGGTCTCTTCCGGATGTGGGCTACGTCGCCGAAACCACAAACCATACCTACCGTATCGTCATTGACGGCGATAAAGAGCTCGCAAGATCGATCGCCTCACGGATTTCGCAACTCGCGAGCCAGACCGGTACACAGGTTCGCGAAGAACCGACCGTCGCTAATGCCGCCGAGGCACCCGTCGCCTACGCCCTCGCCACGCTTGGGGCCAATCGCTGGATTCAGGCCGTCATCATCATCGGAGCCCTCACAGGCATGCTGTCATCTTTGCTCGTCTTCCAGTACGGACAGACGCGCATCTGGTTCGCCATGTCGCGCGATGGCCTTTTGCCGCGCCTGTTCTCCGCCGTCCACGCGCGTTTCAAAACCCCACACTGGTCCACTTGGATAGCCGGGCTCGCAGTGGGCATACCCGCGGGCATTGTCGATATCGGCGATGCCGCCGATCTCTCCAACATCGGTACTCTCTTCGCTTTTGTTCTCGTCTCGATCGGCGTCATTGTGCTTCGCCGCACGCAGCCGAATCGTCCCCGAGGGTTCCGGGTTCCTTTAGTTCCGCTGTTTCCTCTGATCGCGGTGGTACTTTGCGGCGGCCTGATGACAGGCTTGACCGTGATTACATGGGTGCGTTTCTTCGTGTGGCTTGGCATCGGCCTGCTGATCTACTTCTTCTACAGCCGCCGCCACTCCGAGTTCGCACCAAAGAGCACCGCGAAAGCGACCCAGTAA
- a CDS encoding alkaline phosphatase family protein, which translates to MPRLRVASLFSIIFVCLAAIFSASCGSSSTSNSGGGGNGGGSGPSISFTVDKPTITAGDLATLTWSTQNATSVSISPAVGEDAPGLSGTATVAPTQTTTYTLNATGTGGSNSATVTVTVNIPVPTITLTADPTSILTGQSSTLQWTSTNATTVTLDNNIGAVDPNGTTAVSPAATTTYTATATNSTGTQTASATVTVGSGLAATITADPTTITDGQSSTLTWSSQGASTVTLNGTSVSASGSTTVNPTSTTTYSLIATDSSSNTATAAATVTVLTNPGLQNIKHIIFYMNENRSFDNYFGQLGAYRASKGLPADINAPDLTKVYSDAYGGQYKLFHIPTTCIEVTSPGWNESHFFAHRKSDGSFGMDYWVKQQSDSQGSTIDPRYTRSLGYYTQDDIPFYYDLATDFATSDSWHSSIMAPTIPNRMYLFTGTSFGFIRPDTSSHPPYTQKTIFQLLNEHGISWKYYYQSGDVFLAQFSLWSDPASQGRVRNISEYYNILASPNADSELPQVVFIEQAATLQLNEHPDNKWGIQEGAANTQRLVSALMNSAAWPSSVFILTYDEAGGLQDHVAPLSEPAPDSTPPNFESTDIGTWDQFTYSGFRVPMIVVSPWVKKNYVSHVSATNTAILKFIETRFGLPPLTARDANDSDMLDFFDFSNPSWMTPPEIAPQPWYCDQSDKTCQAIVQYLGPPTSTNNTCDLTHKSEVDPKIN; encoded by the coding sequence ATGCCTCGGCTACGCGTAGCTTCGTTGTTCTCGATCATCTTTGTCTGTCTCGCCGCAATCTTCTCGGCCAGTTGCGGCTCTTCCAGCACTTCCAACAGCGGCGGCGGTGGCAACGGCGGTGGCTCCGGCCCCAGCATCTCCTTCACCGTAGATAAGCCCACCATCACCGCCGGTGATCTCGCCACTCTGACCTGGTCCACCCAGAACGCTACCTCGGTCAGCATATCTCCTGCCGTGGGCGAAGATGCGCCCGGCTTGAGCGGCACCGCCACGGTCGCCCCCACGCAGACGACCACCTATACCCTTAACGCAACCGGCACTGGCGGCTCGAACTCCGCTACCGTGACGGTCACTGTGAATATCCCGGTACCGACCATCACCCTGACCGCCGATCCGACTTCCATTCTTACGGGCCAGAGCTCAACCCTGCAGTGGACCAGTACGAACGCCACGACGGTCACCCTCGACAACAACATCGGTGCCGTCGATCCCAACGGAACCACAGCCGTCTCCCCAGCGGCGACTACCACCTACACCGCCACAGCCACCAACAGCACCGGCACTCAAACCGCCAGTGCCACCGTGACCGTCGGCAGCGGCCTGGCGGCCACCATCACCGCCGATCCAACCACCATCACCGATGGCCAGAGTTCAACCCTGACGTGGAGTTCGCAGGGAGCGAGCACTGTTACCCTCAACGGAACCTCTGTAAGCGCCTCGGGATCCACTACCGTGAACCCGACCTCGACCACGACCTACTCACTGATCGCGACCGACAGCAGTTCCAACACCGCGACCGCCGCGGCTACCGTGACCGTGCTCACAAATCCCGGCCTGCAGAATATCAAGCACATCATCTTCTACATGAACGAGAATCGCTCGTTCGACAACTACTTCGGCCAACTCGGCGCCTATCGCGCCAGCAAGGGCCTCCCGGCGGATATCAACGCTCCTGACCTCACCAAGGTCTACTCCGACGCCTACGGCGGCCAGTACAAGCTCTTCCACATTCCGACCACCTGCATCGAGGTCACCAGCCCCGGCTGGAACGAGAGCCACTTCTTCGCGCATCGCAAATCCGACGGCAGCTTCGGCATGGATTACTGGGTCAAGCAGCAAAGCGATTCGCAAGGCTCAACCATTGACCCGCGATACACACGCAGTCTCGGCTACTACACTCAGGACGATATTCCCTTCTATTACGATCTGGCCACCGACTTCGCCACCAGCGATAGCTGGCATTCTTCCATCATGGCGCCGACTATTCCGAACCGAATGTACCTGTTCACCGGAACTTCGTTCGGCTTCATCCGGCCCGATACATCGAGCCATCCGCCTTACACGCAGAAGACGATCTTCCAGCTCCTCAACGAGCACGGGATCTCGTGGAAGTACTACTACCAGAGCGGCGACGTTTTCCTAGCACAGTTCTCGCTCTGGAGCGATCCCGCCAGCCAGGGACGGGTGCGCAATATCAGTGAGTACTACAACATCCTCGCCAGCCCGAACGCCGACAGCGAGCTACCGCAGGTCGTTTTCATCGAGCAGGCCGCGACGCTGCAACTCAATGAACATCCCGACAATAAGTGGGGCATACAGGAAGGCGCCGCCAATACTCAGCGCCTCGTGAGCGCACTGATGAACAGCGCCGCGTGGCCCAGTTCCGTTTTCATCCTGACCTACGACGAAGCCGGCGGCTTGCAGGATCACGTCGCTCCGCTCTCCGAACCCGCTCCCGACAGCACGCCCCCGAACTTCGAATCAACCGACATCGGCACTTGGGACCAGTTCACCTACAGTGGCTTCCGCGTGCCCATGATCGTCGTCTCGCCGTGGGTGAAGAAGAACTACGTCTCGCACGTATCGGCGACTAATACCGCGATCCTGAAGTTCATCGAGACGCGTTTCGGTCTGCCGCCGCTCACCGCGCGCGATGCCAATGACAGCGACATGCTCGACTTCTTCGACTTCAGCAACCCGTCCTGGATGACGCCACCGGAGATAGCCCCGCAGCCCTGGTACTGCGACCAGTCCGATAAGACGTGCCAGGCAATCGTCCAGTACCTCGGCCCGCCGACCTCGACCAACAACACGTGCGATCTGACCCACAAATCGGAGGTCGACCCGAAGATCAACTGA